The DNA sequence CATTCCCCGCGCGTATATTGTGTTCGGAAAGCAGCTGGTTGTAGCGGTCTTTGCGGCTTGGCCATACACTTTCAAAGTCAATAGCCGTATCGTCTGGTTCGTACTTGGGTTGTTCGCTGGCTTTAAAGGTTTCCTTGACCAATTGCTTATCGGTCTCTGTATCTTGAATAATAAAATGGAGGGTATAGTTGTAAACGGCCTCATTGGCTTCTTCGATGAAGTAGGCAAACTTACCATCCTCCGACCAACCCAAGGGGTAGATCACTTGCTCCAGACAACTGTACTTTGAGGTACACAAGCCATTGAGCATCTCCGAGGTAAACGCTACTCGCTGATCCATTGGGAAACCATTTCCTACAGCAGCACTTCGTGATTGTAATGCCTGCTCTTCCCCCATAGCACTTGTTTTTTCTGTGTTGACATCTCCGGCTGTATCCGATGGAGTCGTATTAATTGCGGCCATTGCTTCGCTATCACTTAAGGCGCTTCCCCCTTCACTACCAACTGTAGTTTTATTACCACAACTGCTTAATAAACAAAAACTTATAAAAAAAATAAAATAGGAAAATTTCATAAAACAACCGTATTTAGTTAATTGATAATGGCTCCTCACTCGATGAATAATAGGAAACTTTTTGAAAGGTAAGATTTTCAGCCCAAAATAAAGTTACTACCTTCGTTCCCTAACCAGAGGAAATCAATCATGCCAGCACAAGCCCTTTCCGCTACTCACTTTGAACTTCCTGGCCAGACGGCCTTTTACAAAGGAAAAGTACGTGATGTTTATACCATCGAAGACTTACTTGTCATGGTCGCCTCTGATCGTATTTCTGCCTTCGATCACATTCTACCCCGAGCCATACCCTACAAAGGACAAGTACTCAACCAGGTGGCGATCCATTTCCTTGAAGCTACGCGCGATATTTGCCCCAATTGGCTCATTTCTTCTCCGGATCCCAACGTAGCTATTGGTCACGCTTGCGATCCGTATCGGGTTGAAATGGTCATCCGTGGCTACCTCGTAGGCCATGCCTGGCGCGAATACAGTGCGGGCAAAAGAATGCTTTGTGGCGTGGCCCTCCCAGAAGGGATGAAAGAGAACCAGCCTTTTCCTGAACCCATCATCACCCCGGCAACCAAAGCCGAGGAAGGGCACGACGAAGACATCAGCCGGGAGGAAATCATCGCTCAAGGTATTATTGAGGAAAATGATTACCTGCTACTCGAAAAATACACCCGTGCGCTCTTTCAGCGTGGCACTGAAATGGCGGCTAAGCAAGGGCTCATTCTGGTTGATACCAAGTACGAGTTTGGTAAAAAAGACGGAAAAATTTATCTCATCGATGAAATTCATACCCCCGATAGCTCCCGCTACTTTTATGCCGAAGGCTACCAGGAACGCCTAGATCGTGGTGAAAAGCAAAAGCACCTCTCCAAAGAATTCGTACGGGAATGGCTCATCGAAAATGGTTTCCAAGGCCTAGATGGCCAAACCATGCCTGAGATGCCTGATGCCTTCGTTGAGTTGGTTTCCAACCGCTACATCGAGCTTTACGAACAAGTTACGGGGCAAGCTTTTCAACGAGCTGATACCGACGATATCGTAGAGCGGGTAGAAGAAAATATCTTGGCAACGCTTTAAGGCCATCTCTCTCCGTAGCTCCGTAGCGTCGGGTTTGAAACCTAACGCTACGGAGCTACGGAGATTATCCTTCTACAAATTCCATCACGGGCCGGGTGTAAAACCCGACCCTACGGAG is a window from the Lewinella sp. LCG006 genome containing:
- a CDS encoding phosphoribosylaminoimidazolesuccinocarboxamide synthase, yielding MPAQALSATHFELPGQTAFYKGKVRDVYTIEDLLVMVASDRISAFDHILPRAIPYKGQVLNQVAIHFLEATRDICPNWLISSPDPNVAIGHACDPYRVEMVIRGYLVGHAWREYSAGKRMLCGVALPEGMKENQPFPEPIITPATKAEEGHDEDISREEIIAQGIIEENDYLLLEKYTRALFQRGTEMAAKQGLILVDTKYEFGKKDGKIYLIDEIHTPDSSRYFYAEGYQERLDRGEKQKHLSKEFVREWLIENGFQGLDGQTMPEMPDAFVELVSNRYIELYEQVTGQAFQRADTDDIVERVEENILATL